DNA from Kitasatospora herbaricolor:
TGGCGGGCCCTGATCGACGCCCCGGCCCTGATCGGGGCCTGAGAGCCGATCGACGAACGAACAGCGCCCGCGTCCCCGTACGCAGGCAGGGCCCGGCGCCACCGGGGAGGGGCGGCCGGCACGTCGGCCGCCCCTCCCCGGCGTCAGCCCACCGAGGCCGGCACGGCCGCCAGCTGCTCCGGCAGCGGCTGCGCGTGCAGCACCTTCAGGCCGGAGACGGCGCGGGTCAGCGCCACGTACAGCCGCCGCAGGCCGGTCCGCTCGTCCGGCTCGCCGGCCACCACCGCGGCGGGCTCGTCCAGCACCACGTAGTCGTACTCCAGGCCCTTGGCCAGCGAGGCGGGGACGAGCGTCAGCCGGGCCTGCGAGGTGGTCTCGGTGCCGGGGGTCAGGTGGCTCAGACCGGCCGCGTCCAGTGCCCCGGCCAGCGCCGGGATCCGGGCGTCGGCCGCGATCAGGCCGGTCGAGCCCTCGTGGGCGAGCGCCTCGCGGCAGGCCGCGACCACGGCGGCGTCGAGGCCGTCCTCGACCCGGTCCACCGTCAGCGAGCCGGGCGCGTCACGCACCGAGGTGGCCGGCGCCAGGCCCGGCGCGATCGCGGGCAGCAGCCGGGAGGCGTACGCGATCACCTCCTCCGGGACGCGGAAGCCCTTGGTGAGCTCCTCGACGTGGGCCCCGGGCTTGCCGAGGTGGTGCAGGGCCTGCGCCCAGTCGGCGGTGGCCCACGGGGTGGTGCCCTGGGCGAGGTCGCCGAGGACGGTGGCCGAGCCGGTGCTGCAGCGGCGCCCGACCGCCCGGTACTGCATGGGGGAGAGGTCCTGGGCCTCGTCGAGCACGACGTGGCCGAGCGAGGCGGTGCGCTGCACCAGGTCGGTCGCCTCGTCGATCAGGACGGCGTCGGCGGGCGTCCAGGGGGCGGTCCTCACCGAACGGCCGGGCTTGGCCCGGAGCACCGCGCGCTGCTCCTCCTCGTCCAGGACGCCGTCGGCGCAGGCGGCCAGGAACTCCGGCTCGTTGAGCAGCCGGTGCACCAGCTTGGCCGGGTCCACCGGCGGCCAGCAGGCCTTCACCACGGCCTTGACCTGGGCGTTCCTGGCCACGGCGTCCTGCACCCGGTCGTCGGGGGCCTCGCCGCCCTGCTCCATCTTCAGCAGCACGGCGTGCGCGATCCGCTGCGGCAGCGCCTCCCGGGCGGCCCCGTACCGGATGTCGCGGGCCTTCAGCTCCTCGACGATCTCGGTGAGCTCGTGCACCGGCACCCGCCAGCGGCGCGAGCCGCGCACCACCACGCAGGGCTCGGTGGGCAGCGCGATCCCGGCGCGGACGGCCCGGCGCAGCACCTCGGCCATCCGGGCGTCGCCCTTCAGTCCGGCCGCCTCGGGGTCGTCCTCGGCGCGCACCTCCACGTGCGCCACCAGTTGCTGCACGGTGGACTGCGCCACCGCCAGCTCGCCGAGGGCCGGGAGCACCTGCTCGATGTAGGAGAGGAAGGCGTCGTTGGGGCCGATCACCAGGGTGCCGGTGCGGGCCAGCCGCTCGCGGTGCGCGTACAGCAGGTAGGCGACCCGGTGCAGGCCGACGGCGGTCTTCCCGGTGCCGGGGGCGCCCTGGACGCAGACGGTGCCGCCCACGTCGGCGCGGACGATCTCGTCCTGCTCGGGCTGGATGGTGGCGACGATGTCGCGCATCGGTCCGACACGCGGCTTCTCGATCTCGGCGGCCAGCAGCGCCGAGGCGGCGTCGGTCTCGGCCGGGTCGGTCAGGTGCTCGTCCTCGTACGCGGTCAGCTCGCCGCCGGTGTAGCCGAAGCGGCGGCGGCGCTCGACGTCCTGCGGGTCGGTGCGGCTGGCCCGGTAGAAGGGCTGCGAGACGGGCGCCCGCCAGTCGATCACCATCGGGTCGCCGGCCGCGTCGTGCACGTGCCGGCGGCCGATGTAGAAGCTCTCCCCGGTGGCGCCCTCGGCCAGCTCTTCGCTGATCGCGTGCAGGTAGTCCAGCCGGCCGAAGAACAGCGGGGTGTGCGCGAGGTCGGCCAGCGCGGCGATCCTGGCCTCGATCTGCTTGTTCAGCACGATGGCGGTGACCCAGGTGCCGGTCACGTCGGTGGTGTCCAGCGATTCGACGTCCTCGCGCATCACGCGCAGGGCGGCGCGGGAGGCGGCGAGGTGGTCGCGTTCGCGCTGGAGGGGGTCGGTGGAGGAGGTGGCGGGCACAGCGGACCTTCCCGGCTGACCCGTAGGGGGACAGCGGACTCGTGAAGCGCACGTGTGGGGGACAGCCGGCCGGTTACCAAGCGGCGGGCGCCTCCCCCGGCTGCCTGCGCGAGTCGGCGGGCACCACGGTTCGGGAGGGGGCAGACGAAGAATCCTAGACCCGTCCGCCTCAGGGTGCTAACCGAATGAACCCGGGTCGTCCCTGAGATCCCCGTACACCTGGAGGACGACCGAACTCCTGCCCGGGAGGGCCTTTCGGGTGATGCGCCGGGGGTGTCCGAAAACCTACCGTTGATGGCATGAGCACCGTTCACGGAACGGCGCCCCGGGCAGCGGCCAAGGCCCCCCGGGCGCGCACACCCAGAGGCAACAGGACCACGCCCGGCGGCGCCACGGCGGCCGGGCCCGGCCGCCGCCGCAACCCGCTGGCGCGGGCCGTGCGCAACGTCGGCATCGCGCTCGACACCGTCGCCCGGGTGACGCTGCTGGGCCGCGACGGCGTCCGGTACTGAACCCCGCCCGGCGGCGCCCCCGGGCCGCCCTGGACCGGCGACCTGGACCGGCGACCTGGACCGGCGACCTGGACCGGCGACCTGAACCGCCGGCCGGGCAAGCCGACGGCCAGGGCACGTCGTCCGTCGGTCAGAGCACGTCGTCCGCGTCGATGATCCGGTACGCGTAGCCCTGCTCGGCCAGGAACCGCTGCCGGTGGGCGGCGAAGTCCTGGTCCACGGTGTCCCTGGCCACCACCGAGTAGAAGTGCGCCGAGTGCCCGTCCGCCTTCGGCCGCAGGACGCGCCCGAGCCGCTGGGCCTCCTCCTGGCGGGAACCGAAGGTCCCGGAGACCTGGATGGCGACCGTCGCCTCCGGCAGGTCGATCGAGAAGTTGGCGACCTTGGAGACCACCAGGACGCTGATCTCCTTGGTCCGGAACGCCTCGAAGAGCTTCTCCCGCTGGGCGTTGCTGGTCTCGCCCTTGATGACCGGGGCGTTCAGCACCTCGCCCAGCTCGTCCAGCTGGTCGATGTACTGGCCGATGATCAGCGTCTGGTCCTTCTCGTGCTTCTTGACCAGGGCCTCCACCACCCGCCGCTTGGTCGCGGTGGTGGCGCAGAACCGGTAGCGCTCCTCCGGCTCGGCGGTGGCGTAGGACAGCCGCTCGGAGTCGGTCAGCGTGACCCGGACCTCGCAGCAGTCGGCGGGCGCGATGTAGCCCTGCGCCTCGATCTCCTTCCACGGCGCGTCGAACCGCTTCGGGCCGATCAGCGAGAACACGTCGCCCTCACGGCCGTCCTCGCGCACCAGGGTCGCGGTCAGGCCGAGCCGGCGGCGGGCCTGCAGGTCCGCGGTGAACTTGAAGACCGGCGCGGGCAGCAGGTGCACCTCGTCGTAGACCACCAGGCCCCAGTTGCGGGCGTCGAACAGCTCCAGGTGCGCGTAGGTGCCCTTCCGCTTGGTCGTCATCACCTGGTAGGTGGCGATGGTGACCGGGCGGATCTCCTTGCGGGTGCCGCTGTACTCGCCGATCTCGTCCTCGGTCAGCGTGGTCCGCTTGACCAGCTCGTGCTTCCACTGGCGGGCCGAGACGGTGTTGGTGACCAGGATCAGCGTGGTCGACTTGGCCTCGGCCATCGCCGCCGCGCCCACCAGCGTCTTGCCGGCGCCGCAGGGAAGCACGACCACGCCGGAGCCGCCGTGCCAGAAGCCCTCGACGGCCTGCTGCTGGTACGGGCGCAGCGTCCAGCCGTCCTGCTCCAGCTCGATCGGGTGCGCCTCGCCGTCCACGTACCCGGCGAAGTCCTCGGCCGGCCAGCCGAGCTTGAGCAGCACCTGCTTGATCTGGCCGCGCTCGGAGGGGTGCACCACCACGGTGTCCGGGTCGACCCGGGCGCCGACCAGCGGGATGATCTTCTTCGAGCGCAGCACCTCCTCCAGCACCGGGCGGTCGGTGGTGGTGAGCACCAGGCCGTGGGTGGGGTGCTTGCTGAGCTTCAGCCGCCCGTAGCGGGCCATGGTGTCGGCGATGTCCACCAGCAGGGCGTGCGGGACGGGGTAGCGCGAGTAGTTCACCAGGGCGTCGACGACCTGCTCGGCGTCGTGCCCGGCGGCGCGCGCGTTCCACAGGCCGAGCGGGGTGACCCGGTAGGTGTGGACGTGCTCGGGTGC
Protein-coding regions in this window:
- a CDS encoding HelD family protein, whose product is MPATSSTDPLQRERDHLAASRAALRVMREDVESLDTTDVTGTWVTAIVLNKQIEARIAALADLAHTPLFFGRLDYLHAISEELAEGATGESFYIGRRHVHDAAGDPMVIDWRAPVSQPFYRASRTDPQDVERRRRFGYTGGELTAYEDEHLTDPAETDAASALLAAEIEKPRVGPMRDIVATIQPEQDEIVRADVGGTVCVQGAPGTGKTAVGLHRVAYLLYAHRERLARTGTLVIGPNDAFLSYIEQVLPALGELAVAQSTVQQLVAHVEVRAEDDPEAAGLKGDARMAEVLRRAVRAGIALPTEPCVVVRGSRRWRVPVHELTEIVEELKARDIRYGAAREALPQRIAHAVLLKMEQGGEAPDDRVQDAVARNAQVKAVVKACWPPVDPAKLVHRLLNEPEFLAACADGVLDEEEQRAVLRAKPGRSVRTAPWTPADAVLIDEATDLVQRTASLGHVVLDEAQDLSPMQYRAVGRRCSTGSATVLGDLAQGTTPWATADWAQALHHLGKPGAHVEELTKGFRVPEEVIAYASRLLPAIAPGLAPATSVRDAPGSLTVDRVEDGLDAAVVAACREALAHEGSTGLIAADARIPALAGALDAAGLSHLTPGTETTSQARLTLVPASLAKGLEYDYVVLDEPAAVVAGEPDERTGLRRLYVALTRAVSGLKVLHAQPLPEQLAAVPASVG
- a CDS encoding DNA repair helicase XPB yields the protein MNDGPLIVQSDKTLLLEIDHPKAADCRRVIAPFAELERAPEHVHTYRVTPLGLWNARAAGHDAEQVVDALVNYSRYPVPHALLVDIADTMARYGRLKLSKHPTHGLVLTTTDRPVLEEVLRSKKIIPLVGARVDPDTVVVHPSERGQIKQVLLKLGWPAEDFAGYVDGEAHPIELEQDGWTLRPYQQQAVEGFWHGGSGVVVLPCGAGKTLVGAAAMAEAKSTTLILVTNTVSARQWKHELVKRTTLTEDEIGEYSGTRKEIRPVTIATYQVMTTKRKGTYAHLELFDARNWGLVVYDEVHLLPAPVFKFTADLQARRRLGLTATLVREDGREGDVFSLIGPKRFDAPWKEIEAQGYIAPADCCEVRVTLTDSERLSYATAEPEERYRFCATTATKRRVVEALVKKHEKDQTLIIGQYIDQLDELGEVLNAPVIKGETSNAQREKLFEAFRTKEISVLVVSKVANFSIDLPEATVAIQVSGTFGSRQEEAQRLGRVLRPKADGHSAHFYSVVARDTVDQDFAAHRQRFLAEQGYAYRIIDADDVL